One Spinacia oleracea cultivar Varoflay chromosome 4, BTI_SOV_V1, whole genome shotgun sequence DNA segment encodes these proteins:
- the LOC110789343 gene encoding potassium transporter 1, giving the protein MNQRSSVESVEEGVSHQSIKRASCSAVLTLAYQSLGVVYGDLSTSPLYVYKTTFSEKVSLREDDEDIYGVLSFIFWTFTLVALFKYIFVVMSADDNGEGGTFALYSLLCRHANLSVLPNDDKLSAIYSIEGSDQTARTSAFKLPFEKHERFHKALLIFVFLGTCMTIGDGVLTPAISVLSAVSGVRLKFTGLHENYVVVVSCIILVVLFSLQHHGTHRVSFMFAPIVLAWLLCISSIGVYNIIRWNPGVVNALSPVYMFKLLRHTGMAGWVSLGGVVLSITGVETMFADLGHFSACSIKIAFTFLVYPCLVLAYMGEAAFLSRHHEDIQRSFYKAIPEPVFWPVFVVATFAAVVGSQAVITATFSIISQCCALNCFPRVKIVHTSSEIYGQIYIPEVNWMLMCLCLAVTIGLRDTNMIGHAYGLAVTTVMLVTTCLMALVMVVVWRKRIITAVSFLLLFGSIEVLYFSACLFKVPESGWIPLALSSILMVVMYVWNYGTLKKHRFDMENKVSVDQLVSLGPSLGMVRVPGIGLLCTNLGTGVPAVFGHFVTNLPAFHQILVIVCVKSVHIPYVAEEERFLLGRVGPKEYGMFRCVVQFGYKDLLQENYDFENRVVSELINFVETEEERDTVNGIMEQANTSTQMVEYQDHVKLLDFSLDNLENVSLRDESIKILGARESGVAYIFSHSYAKAKKSSSILNKFAINILYAFLSNNCRGPDVALNVPHTSLLKVGMVYYV; this is encoded by the exons ATGAACCAAAGGTCTTCTGTAGAATCAGTTGAAGAGGGTGTTTCTCATCag AGCATCAAGCGTGCTTCATGTTCAGCTGTGCTTACTTTGGCATACCAGAGTCTTGGAGTAGTTTATGGAGATCTTAGTACCTCACCTCTGTATGTTTACAAAACCACATTCTCTGAGAAAGTAAGCCTCCGTGAAGACGATGAAGACATATATGGGGTGCTTTCCTTCATATTCTGGACATTTACACTGGTTGCTCTTTTCAAATATATTTTTGTTGTTATGTCAGCAGACGATAATGGCGAAG GCGGCACTTTTGCCTTGTACTCATTGCTATGCCGCCATGCAAACCTTAGTGTTCTTCCTAATGATGACAAGTTATCTGCAATATATTCTATTGAGGGATCCGACCAGACAGCAAGGACTTCTGCTTTCAAGCTACCATTTGAAAAGCATGAAAGATTTCATAAAGCGTTGCTCATCTTTGTTTTTCTGGGAACATGTATGACTATTGGTGATGGTGTACTCACACCAGCAATATCAG TTCTTTCAGCAGTGTCTGGAGTTCGTCTAAAATTCACGGGACTTCATGAAA ATTATGTTGTTGTGGTTTCCTGCATCATTTTGGTAGTCCTGTTTTCTCTCCAACATCATGGAACACATAGGGTTTCTTTCATGTTTGCACCAATTGTTTTAGCATGGCTCCTTTGTATCAGCAGCATCGGTGTTTATAATATTATAAGGTGGAATCCAGGCGTTGTTAATGCACTGTCTCCCGTTTATATGTTCAAGCTGCTTAGACACACAGGCATGGCAGGATGGGTGTCCTTAGGAGGGGTTGTTCTCTCTATTACAG GTGTGGAGACCATGTTTGCTGATTTGGGCCATTTTTCAGCTTGTTCAATTAAG ATAGCATTTACTTTTCTGGTTTACCCTTGTTTGGTTTTGGCTTATATGGGTGAGGCTGCCTTCCTGTCTCGTCATCATGAAGACATTCAGAGGAGCTTCTACAAAGCTATTCCAG AACCAGTATTCTGGCCGGTTTTCGTAGTGGCTACATTTGCGGCGGTAGTAGGAAGCCAAGCTGTAATAACAGCAACGTTCTCAATCATAAGCCAGTGTTGCGCTTTGAACTGCTTTCCTCGAGTAAAAATTGTTCATACTTCAAGTGAAATATATGGACAGATCTACATTCCAGAGGTGAATTGGATGCTGATGTGCCTATGTCTAGCTGTAACAATTGGGTTGAGAGATACAAATATGATAGGTCATGCGTACG GTCTAGCAGTTACAACGGTGATGTTGGTGACTACATGCTTGATGGCATTGGTTATGGTTGTTGTATGGAGAAAGAGGATAATAACTGCAGTATCATTCTTACTGTTATTTGGATCAATAGAAGTCCTTTATTTCTCAGCTTGCCTATTCAAGGTTCCTGAGAGTGGTTGGATTCCTCTTGCTTTATCTTCAATCCTAATGGTGGTAATGTATGTATGGAACTATGGAACATTAAAGAAACACAGATTCGACATGGAGAACAAGGTTTCTGTAGACCAGCTAGTAAGTTTAGGACCTAGTTTGGGCATGGTTCGGGTGCCAGGGATTGGTTTACTATGCACCAACTTAGGTACAGGAGTACCAGCTGTGTTTGGACATTTTGTTACAAATCTACCAGCATTTCACCAGATCCTGGTTATCGTGTGTGTTAAATCTGTACACATACCCTATGTTGCAGAAGAGGAAAGATTTCTTCTAGGGAGGGTTGGCCCAAAAGAGTATGGTATGTTCCGCTGTGTTGTTCAGTTTGGTTACAAGGATTTGCTACAGGAGAACTACGATTTTGAGAACAGAGTGGTATCTGAGCTCATAAATTTTGTAGAAACAGAAGAAGAACGTGACACCGTCAATGGTATTATGGAACAAGCTAATACATCAACACAAATGGTAGAATACCAGGACCATGTCAAGTTATTGGATTTCAGCCTCGATAACTTGGAAAATGTTAGTCTTAGAGACGAGTCAATCAAAATCTTAGGAGCAAGGGAATCAGGTGTAGCCTACATTTTCAGTCATTCGTATGCAAAAGCCAAGAAATCATCTTCCATCTTGAACAAATTTGCTATCAATATCTTGTATGCTTTCCTAAGCAACAACTGTAGGGGACCAGATGTTGCCCTAAATGTGCCTCATACTTCTCTGCTTAAAGTTGGTATGGTATACTATGTTTAA
- the LOC110789342 gene encoding probable serine/threonine-protein kinase WNK9, with amino-acid sequence MNAVIDNHDDFDDCSDYVETDPTGRYGRYNEILGKGSSKIVYRGFDEYEGIEVAWNQVKLTDFLQRPEDLERLYSEIHLLKTLKHKNIMKFCTSWVDITNRNINFVTEMFTSGTLRQYRVKHKKVNIRAVKHWCRQILEGLLYLHSHDPPVIHRDLKCDNIFINGNQGEVKIGDLGLAAILRKSHAARCVGTPEFMAPEVYAEEYNELVDIYSFGMCVLEMVTFDYPYSECTHPAQIYKKVVSGKKPDALYKVKNPEVRLFVEKCLETVTSRLSAKELLEHPFLQNDDKGYNLRPIDDDKDFDKISQVVQSPYQNERSLMNSSSGCDHAGCDYVGYEPDHEHEYQTLELAANEIELFTFLEDDDLTDMDISIKGKKRANGDIFLRLRITDKEGRVRNIYFPFNIKSDTAMSVTTEMVSELSIKEEDMMRIADMIDCEIASLVPEWKKGTYEEENEYEYEASECESINNDNDSVIERYSLADYLTFGSPRPRNIQLLRCASHGSTSMRGRFEEITYPLEADPGVIANTDTVGHHQRRPSLNFHFGETFEQQDQTSCENTINYSETQTPYNSPSGSIVDEREYENEARKELRWLKTKYEIQLRDENESADMKMKTRLLAAEKDYHMKRNKKISFHPLERGLDVKDLKKALEKHFTPQFPSNHAKKKLPSRMLQSECCSPENLVTSNKFYTGGPILPHSLHRTTSLPVDTLDF; translated from the exons ATGAATGCTGTAATTGATAATcatgatgattttgatgattgtTCTGATTATGTTGAGACTGATCCCACTGGAAGATATGGAAGA TATAATGAAATTCTGGGCAAAGGGTCATCTAAGATAGT GTACAGAGGATTTGATGAATATGAAGGAATTGAAGTGGCTTGGAATCAAGTTAAGCTTACAGATTTTCTGCAAAGACCTGAAGATCTCGAAAGGCTTTACAGTGAAATTCATCTGCTGAAAACCTTAAAACACAAGAATATTATGAAGTTTTGCACTTCGTGGGTTGACATTACCAACAGGAACATCAATTTTGTCACTGAAATGTTCACCTCTGGTACTCTGAGACA GTATAGGGTGAAGCATAAAAAGGTTAACATTAGAGCAGTAAAACATTGGTGTAGGCAAATCCTAGAAGGGCTATTGTATCTTCATAGTCATGACCCTCCAGTGATACACAGAGATCTCAAATGTGACAACATTTTCATTAATGGGAACCAAGGTGAAGTCAAGATTGGAGATCTTGGATTAGCTGCCATACTGAGGAAATCTCATGCTGCCCGTTGTGTTG GTACGCCAGAATTCATGGCCCCAGAGGTTTATGCCGAGGAATACAATGAATTAGTTGACATCTACTCGTTTGGGATGTGTGTACTCGAAATGGTTACCTTTGATTATCCTTATAGTGAATGCACACATCCTGCTCAAATCTACAAGAAAGTAGTTTCT GGGAAAAAGCCGGATGCTCTTTACAAAGTGAAGAACCCGGAAGTGCGCCTCTTTGTTGAGAAATGCTTAGAAACTGTCACTAGTAGATTATCTGCGAAGGAGCTACTAGAACACCCATTTTTGCAAAACGACGATAAGGGATATAATTTGAGGCCAATTGATGATGATAAAGATTTTGACAAAATAAGTCAAGTGGTTCAATCACCTTACCAAAATGAGAGGTCTTTGATGAATAGTAGTAGTGGGTGTGACCATGCTGGCTGTGACTATGTTGGCTATGAACCTGATCATGAACATGAGTATCAAACACTAGAGTTAGCAGCCAATGAAATTGAGCTATTTACTTTTCTGGAGGATGACGATTTGACAGATATGGACATCAGCATCAAGGGAAAGAAAAGAGCAAATGGTGATATCTTTTTAAGACTGAGAATTACTGATAAAGAAG GGCGAGTACGAAATATATACTTCCCTTTTAACATTAAGAGTGATACTGCTATGAGCGTTACTACGGAAATGGTTTCTGAACTCAGTATCAAGGAAGAAGACATGATGAGAATAGCAGATATGATTGATTGCGAGATAGCTTCCTTAGTCCCCGAATGGAAGAAGGGTACATACGAAGAAGAAAATGAATACGAATACGAAGCCTCTGAGTGTGAAAGCATAAACAATGATAATGATTCAGTGATTGAGCGTTATTCTTTAGCAGATTATCTTACCTTTGGTAGCCCCAGGCCCCGCAATATCCAACTCCTTCGTTGTGCTAGTCATGGATCGACTTCTATGCGTGGACGTTTTGAAGAGATAACTTATCCATTAGAGGCTGATCCGGGTGTAATAGCAAATACAGATACAGTGGGTCATCATCAACGTCGACCCAGTTTAAACTTCCATTTTGGTGAAACCTTTGAACAACAAGATCAAACAAGTTGTGAGAATACCATTAATTATAGTGAAACTCAGACGCCATACAACTCCCCTTCTGGTTCCATTGTAGATGAAAGGGAGTATGAGAACGAGGCAAGGAAGGAGTTGAGATGGCTGAAAACCAAGTACGAAATACAGCTGAGAGATGAAAATGAAAGTGCAGACATGAAGATGAAGACACGTTTGTTAGCTGCAGAAAAGGATTACCATATGAAGAGAAACAAGAAGATATCATTTCATCCATTGGAAAGAGGATTAGATGTGAAGGATCTGAAGAAGGCATTGGAAAAGCACTTTACGCCTCAATTTCCTTCAAATCATGCTAAGAAGAAGCTCCCAAGTCGAATGCTTCAGAGTGAGTGTTGTAGCCCAGAGAATTTGGTCACTTCTAACAAGTTTTACACAGGAGGACCTATCCTCCCTCATTCTCTTCATAGAACAACTTCTCTACCTGTTGATACGTTAGACTTTTAA
- the LOC110789344 gene encoding mitogen-activated protein kinase homolog NTF6, which translates to MENSAKSKEVRGVPSYGGRYMMYNVLGNLFEVSSKYAPPIQPVGRGAYGIVCCARNSETQEEVAIKKIADAFNNRIDAKRTLREIKLLCHMDHDNVIKIKDIIRPPEREKFNDVYIVYELMDTDLHQITRSNQELTEDHCQYFLYQILRGLKYIHSANVLHRDLKPSNLLLNANCDLKICDFGLARTTAETDFMTEYVVTRWYRAPELLLNCSEYTGAIDMWSVGCIMMEIIKREPLFPGKDYLQQLQLINELLGSPEDADLGFLRSEHAKKYVKQLPRVPKQPFSQKFPNVSPLVLDLAEKMLVFDPSKRITVDEALNHPYLSSLHEINEEPICAKPFQFDFEQSSLDEEDIKDLIWREALKFNPDKMIE; encoded by the exons ATGGAGAACTCAGCAAAATCCAAGGAAGTTCGAGGAGTTCCTAGCTATGGCGGAAGGTACATGATGTACAATGTTCTCGGCAATCTTTTTGAGGTTTCCTCCAAATACGCACCTCCTATTCAACCTGTCGGTCGCGGTGCTTACGGCATTGTTTG CTGTGCACGAAATTCAGAGACACAAGAAGAGGTCGCCATTAAGAAGATTGCAGATGCTTTTAACAATAGAATTGATGCTAAAAGGACTTTGCGAGAAATCAAACTTCTGTGTCACATGGACCATGACAAT GTTATCAAGATAAAGGACATCATACGACCACCTGAAAGAGAGAAGTTCAATGATGTCTACATTGTTTATGAATTAATGGATACTGATCTTCATCAAATTACTCGCTCTAACCAGGAACTCACAGAAGATCATTGCCAG TACTTCTTATATCAAATCCTACGCGGGCTAAAATATATACACTCGGCAAATGTTCTGCACCGGGATCTGAAACCAAGCAATTTGCTTTTAAATGCTAATTGTGACCTCAAGATATGTGACTTTGGGCTCGCAAGAACCACTGCAGAGACGGATTTTATGACAGAGTATGTTGTGACTAGATGGTATCGAGCTCCGGAGTTGCTTCTTAATTGTTCAGAGTATACAGGAGCGATTGATATGTGGTCAGTTGGTTGCATCATGATGGAGATTATAAAAAGGGAACCCCTTTTTCCTGGAAAAGACTACTTGCAGCAGTTACAGCTCATAAATGAG CTGCTAGGCTCTCCTGAAGATGCTGATCTTGGATTTTTGAGAAGTGAACATGCTAAAAAGTATGTAAAACAGTTGCCACGTGTCCCAAAGCAGCCATTTTCGCAGAAATTTCCAAACGTGTCTCCCTTGGTGCTTGATCTTGCTGAAAAGATGCTTGTATTCGATCCCAGCAAGCGAATAACAG TTGATGAAGCATTGAATCACCCATATTTGTCGAGCCTCCATGAGATAAACGAGGAGCCTATCTGCGCAAAACCTTTTCAGTTTGATTTTGAGCAATCATCCTTGGATGAAGAAGATATAAAGGATCTTATATGGCGGGAGGCCCTAAAGTTCAATCCAGATAAGATGATTGAATAA